The following coding sequences are from one Schizosaccharomyces osmophilus chromosome 1, complete sequence window:
- the dhx29 gene encoding ATP-dependent RNA helicase, DHX29-like protein, translated as MAKKKSKASSSARGYATTSIPSRATPVPKKAENNDVKKSSKVDAAKETPATIGTNDPVNSALHETNSFDDLLTEESSPSIDTESEKLKSAALSTSKSFLHAWQTELRLRKSTNIMSFSDDENKLIYDSFRDSWIDSLKKSANQSNSMAYASKKRLLWSTFLSLLDMGFSEDLVFKAFSSLPVVSIEDYIAWIITEPTSLENPHSFNYEIQPTNYLVFCRHLDEPLPAAPVPTSNNKRLAPLMTKKEPIEPPSVIPKSEASAQDEENSKDGDAYSMASLLQQLPEEEDMPGNDPYDLTNQYVKAKMKILRLQIMGQKDSDATDMVRAELEGITSQYLFSSKDADSVLKRKRGEFMSKLKALQAKASNERAVKALQNQKPADQQDTTEDTKSDSDGQQPGSDQAQNDSDHEDQQSRVGEDTDLMGGLFNEPEESSVVVDTDQSNYTYLPLSMDRSGTRPSTILQYELHKLGNNLHAEYKTYPIGQLGWQSTCFVKCPTGQKTFIDTETVLPSPVLASDYTATHVLFKLVSPYTKLTVTMFPKSFKDLFEKLLSEQSSGLKQEDMRISEKLDDILESKGSESTGVQNKASSKSVDTAQTKKAVHRPPEKIVEEWHRQLCSSNAEKFRDIRSQLPASRYKSEILEAVNNNQLLIISGDTGCGKSTQIPAFLLEDALSQGESAKIYVTEPRRISAVSLAQRVSQELGAHPPSNRSHEMVGYSVRLDSKSTMHTPLVYVTTGVFLRLLEVGDEIESVTHLIIDEVHERSIDSDLLLIHVLRLLNDYPKLKVIVMSATLNAEKFQDYFGGSSLISIPGKTYPVQRCFLEDIMQQFQGDISFGENNTDVADENDEYEEDEEGEDKDPAKSDAVVQNPIPKSYNEKVINYNLILFLLKYVFTEGDPKYSQCVLVFFPGISEILRMKSLIDDVPMFQKHRDFRVYILHSSLSSAQQQSVFEIPPRGCRKIVLSTNIAETGVTIPDVTCVIDTGVHREMRYNSKRHLSRLTDTFVSRANAKQRSGRAGRVQEGICYHLFSKYKHDTQFLSYQTPEMLRLNLQEVVLRVKVCQMGEVQNVLGNALDAPSSTNVGRALEKLQQLGAIGEFEKLTKLGKYLAQLPLDATLGKLLVLGCYYKSVDAIVSIVAMITIGSPFRKPVGLEFAANKARLSFAKENTRSDLLVMYYAYCAWRDVCLNKLGPTESEFTREKYLNVEALSMAESLKIQLLNELKDMRLISATSIDTCKAVKRSICRRFAIVPESSNLFSDNAEMVSSIIGASLYPNILKYDFEKRYWTSLHTNKRIRILDVSVNNKSELYQMPSKIVAYTNMMSSTRASEYVAETTMVTIRMLLSMCGLRIDLRESIGQAKLDRFTVYLDNVYTSSALHMLRSFIESSFATFLSHPEVYLSDEQLAVIASLVSRLSFNRVQKQKFTA; from the coding sequence AtggcaaagaaaaagtccAAAGCGTCCAGTTCAGCTCGTGGGTATGCAACGACTTCAATACCTTCTCGTGCTACGCCAGTCCCCAAAAAAGCCGAAAACAATGATGTCAAGAAATCATCCAAAGTGGATGCTGCCAAAGAAACACCAGCTACAATTGGTACGAACGACCCTGTCAACAGCGCTCTCcatgaaacaaattcttttgatgaCCTTCTTACAGAGGAATCTTCACCTTCAATTGATACGGAGTCAGAAAAGCTGAAATCTGCAGCCTTGTCAACTTCCAAGTCTTTCTTGCACGCGTGGCAGACTGAACTTCGTCTTCGAAAGAGTACAAACATAATGAGTTTTTCggatgatgaaaataagcTTATATATGATTCATTCCGTGATAGCTGGATTGACTCTCTCAAAAAGTCTGCTAATCAGTCAAATTCAATGGCTTATGCCTCCAAAAAACGCTTGCTATGGTCTACGTTTTTGTCTTTACTAGATATGGGGTTCAGTGAAGATCTGGTTTTTAAGGCTTTTTCCTCTCTTCCCGTTGTTTCAATAGAAGATTATATTGCTTGGATTATTACTGAACCTACATCTTTAGAAAATCCTCATTCTTTTAACTACGAAATACAACCTACCAATTACTTGGTATTTTGTAGACATTTGGATGAGCCCTTACCTGCGGCTCCTGTTCCCACTTCTAATAACAAACGGCTAGCTCCGTTAATGACGAAAAAAGAACCTATAGAGCCTCCTTCAGTAATTCCAAAGTCAGAGGCCAGTGCACAGGACGAAGAGAATTCTAAAGATGGCGATGCATATTCCATGGCCAGCTTACTTCAGCAATTACCCGAAGAAGAGGACATGCCTGGAAATGATCCCTATGATCTTACTAATCAATATGTGAAAGCCAAGATGAAGATACTTCGACTTCAAATTATGGGACAAAAGGACTCGGATGCGACGGATATGGTACGAGCTGAATTGGAGGGCATAACAAGTCAATATTTATTCTCGTCAAAAGATGCTGATTCAGTCCTTAAGAGAAAGCGTGGGGAGTTTATGTCAAAGCTGAAGGCTCTACAAGCAAAAGCTTCTAATGAAAGAGCTGTTAAAGCActtcaaaatcaaaagccTGCTGATCAACAAGACACTACTGAAGATACCAAATCTGATTCTGACGGTCAACAACCGGGTTCCGACCAGGCTCAAAATGATTCTGATCATGAAGATCAACAAAGTAGAGTAGGAGAAGATACTGACCTTATGGGTGGCTTATTCAATGAGCCTGAGGAGAGTAGTGTAGTTGTTGATACTGATCAGAGCAACTATACTTACTTGCCTTTGTCCATGGATCGATCTGGTACTCGACCTTCTACAATTTTGCAATATGAACTGCACAAATTAGGCAATAACCTTCATGCTGAGTATAAGACATACCCTATAGGTCAGCTTGGTTGGCAATCAACATGCTTCGTAAAATGCCCTACCGGACAAAAGACCTTTATAGATACTGAAACCGTTTTGCCAAGTCCTGTTTTGGCTTCAGATTATACAGCCACGCATGTGCTGTTTAAACTTGTTTCTCCTTACACAAAACTTACTGTTACGATGTTCCCTAAGAGCTTTAAAGATTTGTTTGAGAAACTCTTGAGTGAGCAATCAAGTGGCTTAAAGCAAGAAGATATGAGAATATCCGAAAAGTTGGATGATATTTTAGAATCTAAAGGATCTGAAAGTACTGGTGTTCAGAATAAAGCAAGCTCTAAATCGGTTGACACTGCGCAAACCAAAAAGGCTGTACACAGACCACCAGAAAAAATCGTTGAAGAGTGGCACCGTCAATTGTGTAGCAGCAATGCAGAGAAATTCCGCGATATTCGCAGTCAGCTACCTGCTTCTCGTTATAAATCTgaaattttggaagctGTTAATAACAATCAATTGCTTATCATTTCTGGTGATACAGGCTGCGGTAAGAGTACCCAAATTCCTGCATTTTTGTTGGAAGATGCTTTGTCACAAGGTGAATCCGCCAAAATATATGTTACTGAGCCAAGACGTATTAGTGCTGTTTCACTTGCACAACGTGTTTCTCAAGAGCTGGGAGCGCATCCACCTTCTAACCGGTCTCATGAAATGGTGGGTTATTCCGTTCGGCTTGACTCAAAAAGTACTATGCACACCCCGTTGGTTTATGTGACAACAGGTGTCTTTCTTCGTTTACTCGAAGTTGGTGATGAGATTGAGTCTGTGACTCATTTAATTATTGATGAAGTACACGAACGCAGTATTGACTCTgatcttcttttgattcaTGTCTTGCGTTTGCTAAACGATTATCCAAAACTGAAGGTTATTGTTATGAGTGCTACCTTGAATGCTGAAAAATTCCAGGATTACTTTGGTGGCAGCAGTTTGATTAGTATCCCAGGTAAAACATATCCTGTACAAAGATGCTTTTTGGAAGATATTATGCAACAGTTCCAAGGTGATATATCTTTTGGTGAAAATAATACAGACGTAGCtgatgaaaatgatgaatatgaagaagacgaagaaggAGAGGACAAAGATCCTGCGAAATCTGATGCTGTCGTTCAAAACCCGATTCCCAAATCGTATAACGAAAAGGTCATCAACTATAATttgatattatttttattgaagtACGTTTTCACTGAGGGCGATCCCAAATACAGTCAATGTGTGTTAGTATTTTTCCCGGGTATCTCAGAAATCTTGCGGATGAAATCGCTTATTGACGACGTACCCATGTTCCAAAAACATAGAGATTTTCGCGTCTATATATTACACTCTTCGTTATCCTCTGCGCAACAACAGTCCGTCTTTGAAATTCCACCTCGTGGATGCCGTAAGATCGTATTGTCTACAAATATTGCTGAGACGGGTGTTACTATTCCTGATGTTACATGTGTTATAGACACGGGTGTTCATAGAGAAATGCGTTACAACAGCAAGAGGCATCTGTCTCGTTTAACTGATACCTTTGTTTCGCGTGCAAATGCTAAGCAACGTAGTGGACGTGCTGGTCGTGTCCAGGAAGGTATCTGTtatcatttattttcaaagtataAACACGATACACAATTTTTATCATATCAAACACCCGAGATGCTACGACTCAATTTGCAAGAGGTGGTTTTGAGAGTGAAGGTTTGCCAGATGGGAGAAGTTCAAAATGTCTTAGGAAATGCATTGGATGCTCCATCTTCTACTAATGTTGGTCGGGCTTTAGAGAAACTTCAACAACTTGGGGCCATTGgagaatttgaaaagctcACCAAATTGGGCAAATATCTCGCTCAATTGCCGCTTGATGCTACCCTTGGTAAATTGCTTGTCTTGGGATGTTACTACAAATCTGTCGATGCAATTGTGTCAATCGTCGCTATGATTACTATTGGCTCCCCTTTCCGCAAGCCTGTTGGGCTTGAGTTTGCTGCTAACAAGGCTCGTTTATCATTTGCCAAAGAAAACACTAGAAGTGATTTACTTGTAATGTATTATGCGTACTGTGCTTGGAGAGATGTTTGTCTTAATAAACTTGGTCCTACTGAAAGTGAGTTTACtagagaaaaatatttgaacGTTGAAGCTTTAAGCATGGCTGAGTCATTAAAGATACAATTATTGAACGAATTGAAAGACATGAGGTTGATTTCCGCAACATCTATTGATACGTGTAAAGCTGTTAAACGATCGATTTGTCGTCGTTTTGCGATTGTTCCTGAAAGCTCAAACTTGTTCTCGGATAACGCTGAAATGGTTTCTTCTATTATTGGTGCTTCCTTATATCCGAACATACTCAAgtatgattttgaaaagagatACTGGACTTCATTACACACGAATAAGCGTATCCGGATCTTGGATGTTTCGGTAAACAATAAATCCGAGCTGTACCAGATGCCTTCCAAGATTGTTGCGTATACAAATATGATGTCTTCAACGAGAGCAAGTGAGTATGTAGCTGAAACTACAATGGTCACGATTCGCATGCTACTTTCTATGTGCGGCTTACGTATAGATTTGCGAGAATCCATAGGTCAAGCGAAGCTTGACCGCTTCACTGTTTACCTGGATAATGTTTATACCTCTTCAGCTCTTCATATGCTACGAAGCTTTATAGAATCGTCTTTTGCTACGTTTCTTTCTCACCCTGAAGTGTACCTTTCAGATGAACAATTGGCTGTGATTGCCAGTCTTGTTTCGCGTCTAAGCTTTAATCGGgtacaaaaacaaaagttcaCGGCATGA
- a CDS encoding ubiquitin-protein ligase E3 Meu34, whose translation MKLPSLPFSHSLGFVLDNDNADYEIEFASDHPPHDPPKDASSFSLSKKSSSLHFSRRQDAPEDDSSLSSLSSLSDAFGTNLKGSAGGGYAASGRASSSSFGGESSPKGGSSYGSFTKPRPEAGDTPKGSSPKNSGGYGHSPSSSYNGYNAGKPKYRSGKPGHGALNTYQNSGLTYFGSAYVLDHAIKNKQFYPLNVNTQLINNTNASLLSEKSIVDVPSNMSFAFNSSSALVLNDFYKKSDLEHEIAGYFYRLAPADYCYDNASLQALPSRTIHRNDVSDLQPYGLIALAPFDKCAPNYVQQALSDDASAILFYNASTHAESEHNFESFDHKVSGSYLSKIPMLLISHPYGLRFEDALKFYSSPKIQSLNDNGMLAHKYGDIDAKARIGTLVYKGQGTYKSLSWFYILIAIIASIFLIVSSYIILHFTGALAGLYRSLRRAGAPIPQRFTESRNKSKPSPVKKELLETFPVRLYTVSGPTLPPVTHQTTNSSALSLPGSEELKDDAVVNDVRPVNHYNQSECSICLSNYSNDHKVYRELPCLHIYHPDCIDPYLLNISDKCPVCKQSVLPPSIEKMI comes from the coding sequence ATGAAACTTCCTTCTTTGCCTTTTTCTCATTCCTTGGGTTTTGTGCTGGATAATGATAATGCTGATTATGAAATAGAGTTCGCTTCTGATCACCCTCCTCATGACCCACCCAAAgatgcttcttctttttctctctctAAAAAATCATCAAGCTTACATTTTTCCCGCCGTCAAGACGCCCCCGAAGACGATTCTTCCCTTTCTTCCCTTTCTTCCCTTTCTGATGCTTTCGGTACGAACCTGAAAGGATCCGCTGGCGGTGGGTATGCTGCTTCAGGTCGTGCGAGTTCGAGCTCGTTTGGCGGAGAGTCTTCCCCCAAAGGTGGTAGTAGCTATGGATCTTTCACCAAACCCAGACCCGAAGCAGGAGATACTCCCAAAGGATCTTCCCCCAAGAACTCTGGTGGTTATGGGCActctccttcttcttcttatAATGGTTACAATGCTGGTAAACCAAAGTACCGTAGTGGTAAACCGGGACACGGTGCGTTGAATACTTACCAAAATTCTGGGTTGACATACTTTGGATCTGCTTATGTTCTTGATCACGCtatcaaaaataaacaattttatCCACTCAACGTCAACACGCAGCTTATCAATAATACGAATGCCTCCTTATTATCCgaaaaaagcattgttgATGTTCCAAGTAATATGTCATTTGCCTTTAATTCTTCTAGTGCTTTAGTTTTAAATGACttctacaaaaaaagcgaCCTAGAACATGAAATCGCTGGATACTTTTATCGTCTAGCTCCAGCTGATTACTGTTATGATAATGCTTCCTTACAGGCTTTGCCTTCACGCACCATCCATCGGAATGATGTTTCTGACCTTCAACCTTATGGACTCATAGCTTTGGCTCCTTTCGATAAATGTGCACCAAATTATGTTCAACAGGCCTTGTCCGACGACGCAAGTGCCATATTGTTTTATAATGCCAGTACACATGCTGAATCCGAACACaattttgaatcttttgatCATAAGGTTTCAGGAAGCtatttatcaaaaattCCCATGCTACTTATTTCCCACCCATACGGCTTGAGGTTTGAAGATGCCCTCAAGTTTTACTCTTCCCCCAAGATACAATCACTTAATGACAATGGAATGCTTGCCCATAAATATGGTGACATTGATGCCAAAGCTAGAATAGGTACCCTTGTTTATAAGGGACAAGGAACTTACAAAAGTTTGTCTTGGTTTTACATTCTTATAGCTATCATTGCTAGCATTTTTCTCATAGTTTCTTCGTATATTATACTTCACTTTACAGGAGCTTTAGCAGGCTTATATAGGTCTTTACGGCGAGCAGGCGCTCCAATCCCTCAGCGGTTTACTGAATCTAGGAACAAGAGCAAACCTTCACCTGTAAAGAAAGAGTTATTAGAAACTTTTCCCGTTCGTTTATATACAGTATCCGGACCAACTTTGCCCCCCGTTACTCATCAAACCACTAACAGCTCAGCCTTGAGCCTTCCTGGTTCAGAAGAATTAAAGGACGATGCTGTTGTCAATGATGTAAGGCCTGTCAATCATTATAATCAGAGTGAGTGTTCTATATGTCTTTCCAATTATTCGAATGATCATAAAGTATACCGTGAACTTCCTTGCCTTCATATTTATCATCCGGACTGTATCGACCCGTATTTGCTTAATATTTCTGACAAATGCCCTGTTTGCAAGCAATCCGTTCTTCCACCCTCAATCGAGAAGATGATTTAA
- a CDS encoding spermidine family transmembrane transporter → MSSQNTQSSENPLSVDLEKQSTHRSLEDGEADLEKQNTRHTYTNKQVGSELDFKDYLRQFPVVNNPEDFIVTLNGPNDPDLALNWSLKIKLQNVAVMGCACLWVSFGSSSFSGAVPAVMTNYHVGRTVAILGISLYVMGFASGPLVWAPMSEAFGRRRPMIIAVFIFSIFQIAVATAKDIQTVMICRFFCGFFGSSPVTTVAGSFSDMFSARTRGLVIATYAAIIFNGPLVSPIVGGFIGKSYLGWRWISYITAIMGFFSLICMLIFHRETYTKTITEDRAKLVRNLTGNHCLHSKSEEEPLVLSYFVHKYLTLPLRLLLLEPILLLVSTYTAFVYGILYGLLEAYPVIFGEARGWSEGVMSLPYLAILIGVCIGSISVAFFQPYYFRQMEKNEGRPAPEARLPAMMLGCIVFPIGIFWLAWTGNYPNIHWIVPTISGSFVGFGIITIFQQSINYIVDCYMDISASAIAANTLFRSSFGAAFPLFTTQMFNNLGIGWAGSLIGFVAVALIPFPFFLFIYGSRIRSKSKLCLKDLPLKELP, encoded by the coding sequence ATGTCAAGTCAAAATACCCAATCTTCTGAAAATCCACTGAGTGTCGACCtcgaaaaacaaagcacCCATCGTTCCCTTGAAGATGGAGAAGCTGACctggaaaaacaaaataccCGACATACCTATACTAATAAGCAAGTTGGTTCAGAACTTGATTTCAAAGATTATCTTCGGCAATTCCCCGTCGTTAACAATCCTGAAGATTTTATTGTCACCCTGAACGGTCCGAACGACCCTGACTTGGCTCTAAATTGGAGcttaaaaataaagctGCAAAATGTTGCTGTCATGGGATGTGCTTGTCTCTGGGTCAGTTTtggttcttcttccttttccgGTGCCGTTCCTGCGGTAATGACGAATTACCACGTTGGTAGAACTGTTGCCATTCTTGGTATCAGTCTATACGTGATGGGTTTTGCTTCAGGACCTCTTGTATGGGCTCCAATGAGTGAAGCTTTTGGTCGTCGTAGGCCTATGATCATTGctgtctttatttttagcatttttcaaattgctGTTGCTACGGCTAAGGATATACAAACCGTTATGATTTGTCGTTTCTTTTGCGGTTTCTTTGGTAGTTCTCCCGTTACCACAGTTGCGGGCTCATTTTCCGATATGTTTAGTGCCCGGACAAGGGGTTTGGTTATTGCAACATATGCTGCAATTATCTTTAATGGTCCTTTGGTGAGTCCTATTGTCGGTGGTTTTATCGGCAAATCGTATTTAGGATGGCGATGGATTTCGTATATTACAGCAATTATGGGATTTTTTTCGTTAATATGCATGCTTATTTTCCATCGTGAGACGTATACGAAAACAATTACTGAGGATCGAGCAAAGTTGGTTCGAAATTTAACTGGCAATCACTGTTTGCACTCCAAATCCGAAGAAGAGCCCTTGGTTCTTTCGTACTTTGTTCACAAGTACTTGACCCTTCCCCTTCGTTTGCTATTGCTCGAACCCATTTTGTTACTTGTGTCCACATACACTGCTTTCGTGTATGGTATTTTGTATGGTCTTTTGGAAGCGTACCCAGTAATTTTTGGTGAAGCCAGAGGATGGAGTGAAGGTGTCATGTCTTTACCTTATCTTGCCATCTTAATTGGCGTATGCATAGGTTCCATCAGTGTTGCCTTCTTCCAACCATATTACTTTCgacaaatggaaaagaatgaaggCAGGCCGGCCCCCGAAGCGCGACTTCCTGCCATGATGCTGGGATGTATCGTGTTTCCAATTGGCATTTTTTGGTTAGCATGGACTGGTAATTATCCAAATATTCATTGGATTGTCCCAACTATATCCGGCAGTTTTGTGGGTTTTGGTATCATTACAATCTTCCAACAAAGTATAAACTACATTGTCGATTGTTATATGGATATTTCTGCATCTGCTATTGCAGCGAATACGCTGTTTCGAAGTTCGTTTGGTGCTGCCTTccctttgtttactactCAAATGTTTAATAATTTAGGAATAGGATGGGCTGGTTCCCTAATAGGTTTTGTTGCTGTCGCTCTTATCCCATTcccttttttccttttcatttacGGCTCCAGGATTCGTTCCAAGAGTAAGCTGTGTTTGAAAGATTTACCCTTAAAAGAGTTACCctaa
- the dsk1 gene encoding SR protein-specific kinase Dsk1, translated as MEASADWVNAPIEQTLTKIGPPDDFDASKNVKPIENKGEEAGHEQPVLAKVKSHEENEDDYRYGGYHPVFIGEEFNKKRYVVERKLGWGHFSTVWLAYDRIAKRRVALKVVRSAEHYRETSIDEIRILQKICEGDDKHLGKKHVIALLDYFLHRGPNGAHVCMVFEVLGENLLSLIQSYGHRGVPMEIVQQISYQLLIALDYLHRMCGIIHTDLKPENVLICIDDSVLNDIDRQASLGSDSNPQTATSKPPTDAGAVGSFGTPQKRSSKSSVGKVLTSDPFTSTLTHSPGLEGAVSDISLRDSYFKKPQQEKKPLIEVKIADLGNACWTRKHFTNDIQTRQYRSPEVILGCQWGASADCWSFACIIFELLTGDYLFDPRSGNSYSKEDDHVAQIIELLMTFPKQMALSGKHSADLFNRRGELRNIHKLKFWPLKDVLEQKYHIKASLSQDISDFLLPLLSFDPAKRVNAGYMSNSPWLHNVASPDFKIDCCGQFGEFIPGWANEIRK; from the coding sequence ATGGAAGCAAGCGCAGACTGGGTGAATGCCCCTATAGAGCAAACATTGACTAAAATTGGACCACCGGATGACTTTGACGCTTCAAAGAATGTGAAACCAATCGAGAataaaggagaagaagCAGGGCATGAGCAACCAGTACTTGCAAAGGTCAAATCACAcgaagaaaacgaagatgATTATCGGTATGGTGGCTACCATCCAGTATTTATTGGGGAAGAATTCAATAAGAAGCGATATGTAGTAGAGCGGAAATTGGGATGGGGTCATTTTTCTACTGTTTGGCTTGCTTACGACCGGATAGCAAAACGGCGGGTTGCTTTGAAGGTTGTACGATCAGCAGAGCATTATCGAGAAACATCCATTGATGAAATCCGcattttgcaaaagattTGCGAAGGTGATGACAAACATCTTGGCAAAAAGCATGTGATTGCCTTATTAGACTATTTCCTACACCGAGGACCGAATGGTGCTCATGTGTGTATGGTGTTTGAAGTCCTAGGAGAAAATCTGCTAAGTCTTATTCAATCATATGGACATCGCGGTGTCCCAATGGAGATAGTCCAACAAATCTCCTATCAATTGCTTATTGCATTGGATTATTTACACCGTATGTGTGGAATTATACATACCGATTTAAAACCTGAAAATGTTTTGATTTGCATTGATGATTCAGTACTGAATGACATTGATCGCCAAGCATCGCTTGGTTCAGATTCAAACCCACAGACCGCTACATCGAAACCTCCCACGGATGCAGGCGCCGTTGGTTCATTTGGAACACCTCAAAAGAGGTCGAGCAAATCATCCGTGGGCAAGGTGCTTACTAGTGATCCTTTTACCTCCACACTCACTCATTCTCCAGGCCTAGAGGGAGCCGTTTCAGATATTAGTCTGCGTGACAGCTATTTCAAGAAACCACAGcaggaaaagaaaccttTGATTGAAGTCAAAATAGCAGACCTCGGCAATGCCTGTTGGACACGGAAGCACTTTACAAACGACATTCAAACACGACAGTATCGTTCTCCAGAGGTTATCCTTGGATGCCAGTGGGGAGCTTCTGCTGATTGCTGGAGCTTTGCTTGTATCATATTCGAACTTCTGACTGGTGATTATCTATTCGATCCCAGAAGTGGAAATTCTTattccaaagaagatgaCCACGTAGCTCAAATCATTGAGTTACTCATGACCTTTCCCAAACAAATGGCTTTATCTGGAAAGCACTCCGCCGACCTGTTCAATCGACGTGGTGAACTCCGCAATATACACAAACTAAAGTTTTGGCCATTAAAAGATGTATTAGAGCAAAAGTATCATATTAAAGCGTCGCTCTCCCAAGATATTTCAGACTTTCTATTACCCCTTCTTTCATTTGATCCAGCAAAGCGTGTCAATGCAGGATATATGAGTAACTCGCCTTGGTTGCACAACGTTGCCAGCCCCGATTTTAAAATTGACTGCTGCGGGCAATTTGGTGAGTTTATTCCTGGCTGGGCTAATGAAATccgaaaataa
- a CDS encoding spermidine family transmembrane transporter has translation MSSNDPTSAVHRVQSATEHPEIYPTLSHSSQNYTGAPLDLFPAQAGTESPHEADKTQGQGQGQGNGINNEQPRSASHSSARFPQDGPDLEKQQSAEKVYPTVDNPDDFVFKIDQSSPDFAVNWSTSRKLKITAIYSWAALCSTFASSVFSGPTEVIPTIFHITMTTSLLAISLFICGYCVGPICWGPLSELYGRKPPLAVGMLGFGIFNIAVAVAKDIQTIMICRFFGGFFASAPLTIVAAAFSDMYSNRYRGTAITIFAAIVFDGPLVSPIISGFLTKSYLGWRWTEYITSFMGFFAVVIIILFCDESYAKKIVQAQAQDYRIANNNHFVHAKSEEEVLTPKDVLFNYLLIPIKMLFTEPIVFLVTLYCSFVYGILYLLLEAYPIIFAEKRHFSMGVAQLPYIGLLVGVFIGSAINIAFEPWYFRKVIELGGKPFPEGRLPPLIIGAFTFPAGIFWMAWSGNYPHVHWIVPSLSGLVTGCGILLIFLNCMNYVIDAYLFRAASAVAANTIMRSAVAAGFPLFAIQMFHNLGVGWAGSLLGFIAVALIPVPIAFWFYGRKIRSWSKMAVVL, from the coding sequence ATGTCTTCCAACGATCCTACGTCCGCCGTGCACCGGGTTCAATCTGCTACGGAGCATCCCGAAATTTATCCAACCCTAAGCCATTCGTCGCAAAATTATACTGGCGCTCCTTTAGATCTTTTTCCGGCTCAGGCAGGAACCGAATCACCGCATGAGGCTGACAAGACTCAAGGTCAAGGCCAAGGTCAAGGCAATGGTATAAACAATGAACAACCGAGAAGTGCTTCCCATTCCTCCGCTCGCTTTCCCCAAGACGGACCCGATttagaaaaacaacaatcCGCAGAAAAGGTATATCCCACAGTAGACAATCctgatgattttgttttcaaaatcgaCCAATCCAGTCCAGATTTCGCTGTCAACTGGTCCACTTCTCGTAAACTAAAAATTACCGCTATTTATTCTTGGGCTGCTCTTTGTTCCACGTTTGCCTCCTCTGTCTTTTCCGGTCCTACAGAAGTTATCCCTACAATCTTTCATATCACCATGACGACTTCTCTTTTGGCTAttagtttatttatttgtgGTTACTGTGTCGGTCCTATTTGCTGGGGTCCTCTATCCGAGTTGTACGGCAGAAAGCCTCCTTTGGCTGTTGGTATGCTTGGTTTTGGTATTTTCAATATCGCTGTGGCTGTCGCAAAAGACATCCAAACAATCATGATTTGTCGATTTTTCGGTGGTTTCTTTGCTAGTGCTCCTTTAACCATCGTCGCCGCTGCTTTTTCAGATATGTATAGCAATCGCTATCGTGGTACTGCTATTACAATTTTTGCTGCCATCGTGTTTGATGGTCCTTTGGTGTCCCCCATCATTAGTGGTTTCCTTACCAAGTCCTATTTAGGTTGGAGATGGACCGAGTACATTACTTCGTTTATGGGTTTCTTTGCCGTTGTTATTATCATATTATTTTGTGATGAGTCTTacgcaaaaaaaattgtacaAGCTCAGGCTCAAGATTATCGTATTGCAAACAACAATCATTTCGTGCATGCAAAAAGTGAAGAAGAGGTGTTGACTCCCAAAGATGTCCTTTTCAACTATTTGTTGATTCCAATTAAAATGTTGTTTACAGAACCCATCGTCTTTTTGGTCACTCTTTACTGTTCTTTCGTATATGGTATTTTGTACTTGCTTTTGGAAGCTTATCCTATTATCTTTGCCGAAAAACGCCATTTCTCAATGGGTGTTGCTCAACTTCCCTATATCGGTTTGTTGGTAGGCGTCTTTATTGGAAGTGCAATTAACATTGCATTCGAACCTTGGTACTTCCGAAAGGTTATTGAGCTTGGCGGAAAACCTTTCCCTGAGGGTCGTCTGCCACCTTTGATTATTGGTGCTTTCACCTTCCCTGCCGGTATTTTCTGGATGGCTTGGTCAGGCAACTATCCCCACGTTCATTGGATTGTTCCCTCTTTGTCTGGTTTGGTTACCGGTTGCGgtattttgttgattttcttgaattgCATGAACTATGTGATTGACGCTTATTTATTCCGTGCTGCCTCTGCGGTTGCTGCAAATACCATTATGCGTAGTGCAGTTGCTGCAGgatttcctttgtttgCCATCCAAATGTTCCACAACTTAGGAGTTGGATGGGCCGGTTCTCTTTTGGGATTCATTGCCGTTGCCTTGATTCCAGTGCCTATTGCTTTTTGGTTCTACGGTAGAAAAATTCGTTCTTGGAGTAAAATGGCTGTTGTACTCTAA